One part of the Polyangiaceae bacterium genome encodes these proteins:
- the nrdR gene encoding transcriptional repressor NrdR — MQCPFCSHTDSRVTDSRLASGGTVVWRRRECDSCKKRFTTYERVEHSLPTVVKKDGRREPFDRQKLLRSLQIACNKRPVPADRLDETAEALERELGQSGEKEIVSRLIGEKVMERLKDLDEVAYVRFASVYRSFRDIDEFMAEMGKLVQSRAAQ, encoded by the coding sequence ATGCAGTGCCCTTTCTGCAGCCACACGGACAGCCGTGTGACCGACTCTCGTCTCGCCTCTGGCGGCACCGTCGTATGGCGGCGGCGGGAGTGCGACTCGTGCAAGAAGCGCTTCACGACCTACGAACGCGTGGAGCATTCGTTGCCGACGGTGGTGAAGAAGGACGGGCGCCGCGAGCCGTTCGACCGCCAGAAGCTCCTACGCAGCCTGCAGATCGCCTGTAACAAGCGACCGGTGCCAGCAGACCGCCTCGACGAGACGGCTGAGGCCCTGGAGCGCGAGCTCGGTCAATCCGGGGAAAAGGAAATCGTCTCGCGCCTAATCGGCGAGAAGGTGATGGAGCGCCTCAAGGATTTGGATGAAGTGGCCTACGTGCGCTTCGCCAGCGTGTATCGCTCTTTCCGCGACATCGACGAGTTCATGGCGGAGATGGGAAAGCTAGTTCAGTCGCGAGCGGCGCAGTAG
- the ribD gene encoding bifunctional diaminohydroxyphosphoribosylaminopyrimidine deaminase/5-amino-6-(5-phosphoribosylamino)uracil reductase RibD, with product MGDLDAELMAKALEAGRRGDPSPNPHVGCVIAHGKDIVGTGHHEVAGEDHAEVAALKEAGERAKGATLYVTLEPCAHQGRTAPCVDAIIAAGIERVVIGCKDPNPHVEGGGQGLLEQAGIAVTLGVLETEAKQLIKPWEKYITRGSTYLALKLATSLDGRTATRTGASKWITGSDSRAKVHLLRTQLDAVMVGINTVIADDPRLTVRDVSGRNPVRVVIDSKLRFPLDSQLAQTADEIPTCVITTPEAPEEVGHALTDLRVSVIRVPAGPDGRVDMAKALEALAAREVVSVLCEGGAELAGSLLASKLADELHVFIAPVMLGPRGKPGAVDWAGPEQPTEAPRIDPPRWELCGSDAYVYGPLKYPRKVRK from the coding sequence ATGGGTGATCTCGACGCGGAGTTGATGGCGAAGGCCCTGGAAGCAGGGCGACGCGGCGATCCGTCTCCCAATCCCCACGTGGGCTGCGTGATTGCGCACGGCAAGGACATCGTCGGCACCGGCCATCACGAGGTGGCTGGAGAGGACCACGCAGAGGTCGCCGCGCTCAAGGAGGCTGGCGAGCGAGCCAAGGGCGCCACGCTGTACGTCACGCTGGAGCCCTGCGCCCACCAGGGTCGCACAGCGCCCTGCGTCGACGCAATCATTGCCGCGGGGATTGAGCGCGTCGTCATCGGCTGCAAGGATCCAAACCCGCACGTAGAGGGCGGCGGTCAAGGGTTGCTCGAGCAAGCAGGCATCGCGGTCACGCTCGGCGTGTTGGAGACCGAAGCCAAGCAGCTGATCAAGCCTTGGGAGAAGTACATCACCCGAGGCAGCACGTACTTGGCCCTCAAGCTCGCGACGTCCCTGGATGGGCGCACGGCGACGCGCACTGGGGCGTCGAAGTGGATCACGGGCTCCGACAGCCGCGCCAAGGTTCATCTCCTGCGGACTCAGCTCGATGCGGTCATGGTTGGCATCAACACCGTGATCGCGGATGACCCCCGCCTCACCGTGCGGGATGTTTCCGGACGGAACCCAGTGCGGGTCGTCATCGACAGCAAGCTACGCTTCCCCCTCGATAGCCAGCTGGCGCAAACCGCCGACGAGATCCCGACCTGCGTGATCACGACTCCAGAGGCACCGGAAGAGGTTGGTCACGCGCTGACCGATCTGCGGGTCAGCGTGATCCGCGTACCGGCTGGCCCTGACGGCCGAGTCGACATGGCCAAGGCGCTGGAAGCACTCGCGGCCCGGGAGGTCGTGTCTGTGTTATGCGAGGGCGGCGCAGAGCTCGCGGGGTCGCTGCTGGCTTCGAAACTAGCGGATGAGCTCCATGTCTTCATCGCGCCCGTGATGTTGGGTCCCCGCGGCAAGCCGGGCGCCGTCGACTGGGCAGGTCCCGAGCAGCCGACGGAGGCTCCGCGCATTGACCCGCCGCGCTGGGAACTCTGCGGTTCAGACGCCTACGTCTACGGACCCTTGAAGTACCCGCGCAAGGTCCGCAAGTAA
- the def gene encoding peptide deformylase, translating into MALREILEFPDPRLREVGQPVTVFDDDLRQLVEDMAETMYDAPGVGLAATQIGVAIRLFVIDIAGEDEPSDLKVFINPELLELDGTQVWEEGCLSFPGATEEVKRAEVVRVRAQDEFGETFELEADGLMAVAIQHENDHLDGVLMIDKLNAIKKRLFSRKLNKAKQASARA; encoded by the coding sequence ATGGCTCTACGCGAAATCCTCGAGTTTCCCGACCCCCGTCTGCGCGAAGTAGGACAACCGGTCACGGTGTTCGACGACGATCTGCGTCAGCTCGTCGAGGATATGGCTGAAACCATGTACGACGCTCCCGGGGTCGGGCTCGCAGCCACCCAGATCGGTGTCGCCATACGGCTCTTCGTGATCGACATCGCCGGCGAGGACGAACCGAGCGACTTGAAGGTCTTCATCAACCCGGAGTTGCTCGAGCTCGATGGCACGCAGGTGTGGGAGGAAGGCTGCCTTTCTTTCCCTGGGGCAACTGAAGAGGTGAAGCGCGCAGAGGTCGTGAGGGTCCGCGCGCAAGACGAGTTCGGAGAGACGTTCGAGCTGGAAGCCGACGGCCTGATGGCCGTGGCGATCCAACACGAGAACGATCACCTCGACGGCGTATTGATGATCGACAAGCTAAACGCGATCAAGAAGCGCCTGTTCAGCCGCAAGCTGAACAAGGCGAAGCAAGCCTCTGCCCGCGCGTAG